In Methanosphaera sp. ISO3-F5, a genomic segment contains:
- a CDS encoding nucleotidyltransferase domain-containing protein, with amino-acid sequence MFNRINIARKFAEKIKSKDIHQIILFGSVARGDDNVDSDIDILIISPDIKKIQDEIDDEVVEIILETNQFISAHLMTTDHFNKNKNNSFLKSVFKEGVVIG; translated from the coding sequence ATGTTTAATAGAATTAATATTGCAAGGAAGTTTGCTGAAAAAATTAAATCAAAGGATATACATCAAATTATTCTTTTTGGATCTGTAGCTCGTGGTGATGATAATGTGGATTCAGATATTGATATATTGATTATATCCCCAGATATAAAGAAAATTCAAGATGAAATAGATGATGAAGTAGTTGAAATTATCTTAGAAACAAACCAATTCATTTCTGCTCATTTAATGACAACAGACCATTTTAATAAAAACAAAAACAATTCCTTTTTAAAAAGTGTTTTTAAGGAGGGTGTTGTGATTGGATGA
- a CDS encoding HEPN domain-containing protein, producing MKLEGYVNLSKEHLESSLILLEAKKYRSSISSSYYAMFSIAKALLIKEGIVTSKHSGVTSFFGNT from the coding sequence ATGAAATTAGAAGGTTATGTTAATCTATCTAAAGAACATTTGGAGTCTAGTCTTATATTATTAGAAGCAAAAAAATATCGTAGTTCAATATCTAGTTCATATTATGCAATGTTTTCTATAGCCAAGGCTTTACTTATTAAGGAGGGTATTGTAACTTCAAAACATTCTGGAGTCACAAGTTTCTTTGGTAATACTTAG
- a CDS encoding ferritin, producing the protein MLDKKMEQALNDQLNAEMQSGYLYLSMATYFEDNDLPGFANSLRVHAEEELEHAMKFYDYILRKGGSVVLQAIDEPKRDWKNVVEVYEEIQAHEELVTSLIHDLVDLSIKIKDHSTNQFLLWFVEEQVEEEELAAEDLRKVRMSVDSPQLLYLLDKEYGEFTGEEEDEE; encoded by the coding sequence ATGTTAGACAAAAAAATGGAACAAGCATTAAATGACCAATTAAATGCTGAAATGCAATCAGGATACTTATACCTATCAATGGCAACTTATTTTGAAGACAACGATTTACCAGGTTTTGCAAATTCATTAAGAGTACATGCAGAAGAAGAATTAGAACATGCAATGAAATTCTATGACTACATCCTAAGAAAAGGTGGAAGTGTAGTATTACAAGCAATAGACGAACCAAAAAGAGACTGGAAAAACGTTGTAGAAGTATATGAAGAAATCCAAGCACACGAAGAATTAGTAACCTCATTAATCCATGACCTTGTAGATTTAAGCATAAAAATTAAGGATCATTCAACCAACCAATTCTTATTATGGTTTGTAGAAGAACAAGTAGAAGAAGAAGAACTTGCAGCAGAAGACCTTAGAAAAGTTAGAATGTCTGTAGATTCACCACAACTTTTATACTTACTTGACAAAGAATATGGTGAATTCACTGGTGAAGAAGAAGATGAAGAATAA
- the idsA gene encoding short chain isoprenyl diphosphate synthase IdsA: protein MDVMEILKAYSAEVDTEIDDALKTLEPEELRDVSSHLIKAGGKKFRPALTILSCQAVGGNTEKALKAAAALELIHTFSLIHDDIMDNDDTRRGMKAVHKVWGEPLAILAGDTLFAKAYETIIKTADDNVGYERAIDALKVLVDSCIKICEGQALDMSFEDTFEVTQDEYMNMIYKKTGALITGATGAGAIIGGATSMQINALQEYGRNVGLAFQIQDDYIDLTGDESIGKPVGSDLVEGKKTVMVLYALEKANKEDHDRLIELLEANDDSIIPEAMSILEKYGAIQYARALAYDCVIKAKESLVVIPDSDAKDALMKLADFVYTRKA from the coding sequence ATGGATGTAATGGAAATATTAAAAGCATACTCAGCAGAAGTTGACACAGAAATAGATGACGCATTAAAAACACTCGAACCAGAAGAGTTAAGAGATGTATCTTCACACTTAATAAAAGCTGGAGGAAAAAAATTCAGACCAGCATTAACAATTCTAAGCTGTCAAGCAGTAGGAGGAAACACAGAAAAAGCATTAAAAGCTGCAGCAGCACTAGAATTAATCCACACTTTCAGCCTAATACACGATGATATCATGGACAATGACGATACAAGACGAGGAATGAAAGCAGTGCATAAAGTATGGGGAGAACCATTAGCAATACTAGCAGGTGACACACTCTTTGCAAAAGCATACGAAACAATCATAAAAACAGCAGACGACAATGTAGGATACGAACGAGCAATCGATGCACTAAAAGTACTTGTAGACTCATGTATAAAAATCTGTGAAGGACAAGCATTAGACATGTCATTCGAGGACACCTTCGAAGTTACACAAGATGAATACATGAACATGATCTACAAAAAAACAGGAGCATTAATTACAGGTGCAACAGGAGCAGGAGCAATAATCGGTGGAGCAACATCAATGCAAATTAACGCTTTACAGGAATATGGCCGAAATGTCGGATTAGCATTCCAGATACAAGATGATTACATAGATCTAACAGGGGACGAATCAATAGGTAAACCAGTAGGTAGTGACCTCGTAGAAGGCAAAAAAACAGTAATGGTACTATATGCACTTGAAAAAGCAAACAAAGAAGATCATGACAGACTCATAGAATTACTTGAAGCAAATGATGACAGCATCATCCCTGAAGCAATGAGTATACTTGAAAAGTATGGTGCAATACAATATGCTAGAGCACTAGCATATGACTGTGTTATAAAAGCTAAGGAATCACTAGTTGTTATTCCTGATTCTGATGCAAAAGATGCATTAATGAAATTAGCTGATTTTGTATACACAAGAAAAGCTTAA
- a CDS encoding RNase J family beta-CASP ribonuclease has protein sequence MTIEVIAVGGYEQIGKNMTAVKVNDDVVIFDMGIHLDRLHIHEDTDISRMHSLDLIERGVIPDDTLMREVDGKVRAIVCTHGHLDHIGAIAKLAHRYEAPIIATPYTIALIEKTIKGERKFKVNNPLKTVNPGEKIQISPNLTLEFVRTTHSIPQTITAALHTPEGVVIYANDFKFDNHQMVSPPPDYRRFRELGKKGVKVAIMDTTNIKEVKESKTHSEKIARDLLKDVLKGPLEERKGLIVTTFSSHIERIQAITKIAERSRRKVLLLGRSMERYCSIAESLGILNLPRNVSIYGNSKSINKALARANENRTKYMLIVTGHQGEPDALLPRIANNKTNFEIKPGDNVIFSATTIPNPINLANRDLLNRRLKERGARIYNNVHVSGHAGPEDIRDFIRMLNPQHLIPSHGDLSHLAAFVELAEEEGYKLGNDVHILRNGQAQVFNR, from the coding sequence TTGACAATAGAAGTAATAGCAGTCGGAGGATATGAACAAATAGGAAAAAACATGACTGCTGTAAAAGTAAATGATGACGTAGTAATATTTGATATGGGTATACATCTAGATAGACTTCACATACACGAAGACACGGACATATCACGTATGCACAGTCTCGACCTTATAGAAAGAGGAGTAATACCAGACGACACATTAATGAGAGAAGTAGATGGAAAAGTAAGAGCAATAGTATGTACACACGGTCACCTTGACCACATAGGAGCAATAGCAAAACTAGCACACAGATATGAAGCACCAATCATCGCAACACCATACACAATAGCACTAATAGAAAAAACAATCAAAGGCGAAAGAAAATTCAAAGTAAACAATCCACTAAAAACAGTAAACCCTGGAGAAAAAATACAAATATCACCAAACCTCACACTAGAATTTGTAAGAACAACACACAGTATACCACAGACAATCACAGCAGCATTACACACACCAGAAGGAGTAGTAATATACGCAAACGACTTTAAATTTGACAACCACCAAATGGTATCCCCACCACCGGACTACAGAAGATTCAGAGAACTAGGTAAAAAAGGAGTGAAAGTAGCAATAATGGATACAACAAACATCAAAGAAGTAAAAGAAAGCAAAACACACTCCGAAAAAATAGCCAGAGACCTCTTAAAGGATGTGCTTAAAGGACCATTAGAAGAAAGAAAAGGACTAATAGTAACAACATTCTCAAGTCACATAGAAAGAATACAAGCAATAACAAAAATAGCAGAAAGAAGCAGAAGAAAAGTACTACTTCTCGGACGTTCAATGGAAAGATACTGTTCAATAGCAGAATCACTCGGAATACTAAACTTACCAAGAAATGTAAGCATATACGGAAACTCAAAATCAATCAACAAAGCACTGGCAAGAGCAAACGAAAACAGAACAAAATACATGCTCATAGTAACAGGACACCAAGGAGAACCAGACGCACTACTACCAAGAATAGCAAACAACAAAACAAACTTCGAAATAAAACCGGGAGACAACGTAATATTCTCTGCAACAACAATCCCTAACCCAATAAACCTAGCAAACAGGGACTTACTAAACAGAAGACTAAAAGAAAGAGGAGCAAGAATATATAATAATGTTCACGTATCAGGTCACGCAGGACCCGAAGATATAAGAGACTTTATAAGAATGCTAAACCCACAACACTTAATCCCATCACACGGGGACTTAAGTCACTTAGCAGCATTCGTAGAATTAGCAGAAGAAGAAGGATATAAACTAGGAAATGATGTACACATACTAAGAAATGGACAAGCACAAGTATTTAATAGGTGA
- the fni gene encoding type 2 isopentenyl-diphosphate Delta-isomerase: MISDRKLAHLEICKNEDVEHHRTTGFEDIELVHRTLPEVNFEEIDTSINFLGKTLDTPLIISAITGGHEASKQINENIAIAIENTNIAMGVGSQRAGITNEELTETFTIVRDHARKAMIIGNIGAPQVEYAPKAIEMLDCDALAIHLNPLQEIIQPEGDVDAKGYVDSIRNICETTDIPIIAKETGAGIDGRDAKILEEIGVDAIDVQGVGGTSWAAVETYRSENPSLGNLFWDWGIPTAVSTIETIEATQLPVISSGGIRNGLEAAKAISLGASCAGMALPFLKHAYANPEKVEEKINQFTRELKTAMFLVGASNIEELKQKRLIITGKTREILTQLNIDTTKYARRI; this comes from the coding sequence GTGATATCAGACAGAAAACTAGCACATCTAGAAATCTGTAAAAACGAGGATGTAGAACACCATCGAACAACAGGATTCGAAGACATAGAACTAGTACACAGAACACTGCCTGAAGTAAACTTTGAAGAAATAGACACATCAATCAATTTCTTAGGAAAAACATTAGATACTCCATTAATAATCTCTGCAATAACTGGTGGACACGAAGCAAGCAAACAAATAAATGAAAACATTGCAATAGCCATAGAAAATACTAATATTGCAATGGGAGTTGGAAGCCAAAGAGCAGGAATAACAAATGAAGAACTAACAGAAACATTCACAATAGTACGAGATCATGCAAGAAAAGCCATGATAATCGGAAACATAGGAGCACCACAAGTAGAATATGCACCAAAAGCAATAGAAATGCTGGATTGTGATGCACTGGCAATACACCTGAATCCATTACAGGAAATCATCCAACCAGAAGGAGATGTTGATGCAAAAGGATATGTGGACTCAATAAGAAACATATGCGAAACAACAGACATTCCAATAATAGCAAAAGAAACAGGTGCAGGAATAGATGGAAGGGATGCAAAAATACTTGAAGAAATTGGAGTAGATGCAATAGACGTTCAAGGAGTGGGAGGAACAAGCTGGGCTGCAGTAGAAACATACCGTAGTGAAAATCCAAGCTTAGGAAACCTATTCTGGGATTGGGGAATACCAACAGCAGTAAGTACAATCGAAACAATAGAAGCAACACAACTACCCGTAATATCCAGTGGTGGAATACGCAATGGATTAGAAGCAGCAAAAGCAATAAGCCTGGGAGCAAGTTGTGCTGGAATGGCATTACCCTTCCTGAAACATGCATATGCAAATCCTGAAAAGGTAGAAGAAAAAATAAACCAATTCACAAGAGAACTGAAAACAGCAATGTTCCTAGTTGGAGCATCTAATATAGAAGAATTAAAACAGAAAAGATTAATAATCACCGGAAAAACCAGGGAAATATTAACACAACTAAATATTGATACAACAAAATACGCTAGGAGGATATAA
- a CDS encoding isopentenyl phosphate kinase, translating into MMILKIGGSALTIKDANKPTIDEINLDRIAEEVSYYNDDMIIVHGAGSYGHIHAKKYAIGEKITNAQENLYKIEGLARTQASVQLLNYIVVEKLQEKGIPAVGIKPSSFIVTENQRITTCDTSTIERYIKEGFVPVIYGDAVLDKNDDIKFAIISGDQIITYFAKQLKANKVILSSDVDGIYTDNPRTNPEAKLVDIVTKDTKLTLTNNENQADVTGGMAGKVNELLSLAEEGIESLIINAEKEGNLKKAVSGQKVKGTLIK; encoded by the coding sequence ATGATGATATTAAAGATAGGTGGAAGTGCATTAACAATAAAAGATGCAAACAAGCCAACTATAGATGAAATTAATTTAGACAGAATAGCAGAGGAAGTATCATACTACAATGATGATATGATAATAGTACATGGAGCAGGATCATATGGACACATACATGCAAAAAAGTATGCAATCGGAGAAAAAATAACAAATGCTCAAGAAAACCTGTACAAAATTGAAGGATTAGCTAGAACACAGGCATCCGTACAATTATTGAACTATATTGTAGTAGAGAAATTACAAGAAAAAGGAATCCCCGCAGTAGGTATAAAACCATCATCATTCATAGTAACAGAAAATCAGAGAATAACCACATGTGACACATCAACAATAGAACGTTACATAAAAGAAGGATTTGTACCAGTAATATACGGAGATGCAGTACTTGACAAAAATGACGATATTAAATTTGCAATAATCTCAGGAGACCAGATAATAACCTACTTTGCAAAACAATTAAAAGCAAACAAAGTAATATTATCCTCAGACGTGGATGGAATATACACAGACAATCCAAGAACAAATCCTGAAGCTAAATTAGTAGATATAGTAACAAAAGACACAAAACTAACTTTAACAAATAATGAAAACCAAGCCGATGTAACAGGGGGAATGGCAGGAAAAGTTAATGAACTACTAAGCCTGGCAGAAGAGGGAATAGAATCATTAATAATAAATGCAGAAAAAGAAGGAAACCTAAAAAAAGCAGTATCCGGCCAAAAAGTTAAAGGAACATTAATAAAATAA
- the mvk gene encoding mevalonate kinase encodes MKIEAFAPGKVILFGEHSVVHKKPAIAVAINRGVNIELTSRTDNTVQINVPLINYSSQSKLVNKKLIYELDDQNKMITDYIYEVINLFEFEKGFNLTVDIKMYLGAGLGSSAAVTVSCMKALSILAGKEMDKNTIAHEARNIEIKIQGAASPIDTSMSTYGGIIYINEEFELERINFDMDLPLVISNCELTGNTGKLVESVRQKYVKYPQVVGNIFNAMQEVAKGAKNALEEGNSELIGDYMNLNQGLLDSIGVNTQELSDMVYMARKFGAKGSKLTGSGGGGCIIAYCPDNIEEIYSQLNNKYPTFKCEQSDEGVTARIIEK; translated from the coding sequence ATGAAAATAGAAGCATTTGCACCAGGAAAAGTAATACTGTTTGGTGAACATTCAGTAGTACATAAAAAACCTGCAATAGCTGTAGCAATAAACAGGGGAGTTAACATAGAACTAACAAGTCGAACAGACAACACAGTACAAATAAACGTACCCCTAATAAATTATTCATCACAATCAAAACTGGTTAACAAGAAACTAATCTACGAATTAGACGACCAAAACAAAATGATAACCGATTACATATACGAAGTAATAAACTTATTTGAATTTGAAAAAGGCTTTAATCTAACAGTAGACATAAAAATGTATCTGGGAGCAGGACTAGGATCATCAGCAGCAGTAACAGTAAGTTGTATGAAAGCACTATCCATCCTTGCAGGAAAGGAAATGGATAAAAACACAATAGCCCATGAAGCAAGAAATATTGAAATAAAAATTCAGGGAGCGGCAAGCCCAATAGATACATCAATGAGCACATACGGTGGAATAATCTATATAAACGAAGAATTTGAATTAGAAAGAATAAACTTCGACATGGATTTACCACTAGTAATATCAAACTGTGAATTAACAGGAAACACGGGAAAACTCGTTGAATCTGTTAGACAAAAATATGTGAAATACCCACAAGTTGTAGGAAATATTTTTAATGCAATGCAAGAAGTTGCAAAAGGTGCAAAAAACGCTCTGGAAGAAGGGAACTCAGAATTAATCGGGGACTACATGAACTTAAACCAGGGATTACTGGACTCAATAGGAGTTAACACACAAGAATTATCTGACATGGTTTATATGGCCCGAAAATTTGGAGCAAAAGGTTCAAAACTCACAGGTAGTGGTGGAGGAGGATGTATAATCGCATACTGCCCAGACAATATTGAGGAAATATACAGTCAACTAAACAACAAATACCCTACCTTCAAATGCGAACAATCTGATGAAGGAGTAACTGCACGAATCATTGAAAAATAA
- the nudC gene encoding NAD(+) diphosphatase, whose amino-acid sequence MIDKYLYSDYEIDFNEKYNTEDDAYYYIINQERKIYLSENYQIPLEKDSFLNNFKVNFKLYIGKYRGKECFVVNVTDEENYMDLRDLYLIDKEIYQIATRAVLINDWYRDNRYCGRCGSKNTIKKGSMAFKCLECGKVVHGIIQPAVIIAIHKDDKLLMARHSYNTTVNYALIAGFVEMGETIEEAVQREVKEEVGINICNIQYMGSQPWPFPNSLMCAYKADYESGEIKVDGDEILTAKWFKKEEIEKVDNDISIYSLLIEDFCNEVG is encoded by the coding sequence ATGATTGATAAATACTTATACTCTGATTATGAAATAGACTTTAATGAGAAATACAATACAGAGGATGATGCATATTATTACATCATTAATCAAGAACGTAAAATATACTTATCAGAGAATTATCAGATTCCCCTAGAAAAAGATTCTTTTTTAAACAATTTCAAAGTAAACTTCAAACTATACATTGGAAAATACAGGGGAAAAGAATGTTTTGTCGTAAATGTAACAGATGAAGAAAATTACATGGATTTAAGAGATTTATATTTAATCGACAAGGAAATTTATCAAATTGCAACAAGAGCAGTACTAATAAATGACTGGTACAGGGATAACAGGTACTGTGGACGATGTGGTTCAAAAAACACAATTAAAAAGGGCAGCATGGCATTTAAGTGTCTGGAATGTGGAAAAGTTGTGCACGGAATTATTCAACCAGCAGTAATCATAGCAATACATAAAGATGATAAGCTGCTCATGGCACGTCACAGTTATAATACAACAGTAAACTATGCACTGATAGCAGGATTTGTTGAGATGGGTGAAACAATAGAAGAAGCAGTTCAAAGAGAAGTTAAAGAAGAAGTAGGAATAAATATCTGTAACATACAGTATATGGGAAGTCAACCATGGCCCTTTCCAAATTCATTAATGTGCGCATACAAGGCAGATTATGAATCAGGTGAAATTAAGGTGGATGGTGATGAGATATTAACGGCAAAATGGTTTAAAAAGGAAGAAATAGAAAAAGTTGATAATGATATTAGCATATACTCATTATTAATTGAAGACTTTTGTAATGAGGTAGGTTAA
- a CDS encoding MFS transporter — MYSTQEKYIIAAGSLATVIVAFLLNAAPVALPSIAKSFAMNNVLQNWVDTLYLLTIAVFSIPCGKICQKYGLNKILKYGIIIFLIGTVGTGVSFNAYMLLLFRVVLGIGSAVLNVASIALIVESMPNDKKGPAVGIAVAAVYIGIALSPILGGSLIFNFGWQSLFFATIPFILLNYYLIYKVNGEWKHEDMYRFDSTGTVLYSIGIILFVYGFTRILEITGQLITVTGIVLLVGFALWELRSNNPVFDMKLFKNIRFTAANLACLFSYFATFMITYVYNYHLQYIMGMSSQTAGMFLIITPFIMIFMSLLSGWLIKKFRGEIITGVGLAILAVAFMLLCTLNSSTPLELILVAMFLHGVGYGLFSSPNTVLITTSVPEEEASKASASLSAMRLIGQTVSLGIFTTVFAIIMGNVVIEPRYYNLLMDSSHVVAILAVVFVVIGSIISFYGLKGISD, encoded by the coding sequence ATGTATTCAACACAAGAGAAATATATTATTGCTGCAGGATCTTTAGCTACAGTTATTGTTGCATTCCTCTTAAATGCAGCTCCTGTAGCCTTGCCTTCCATTGCCAAATCATTTGCAATGAATAATGTCTTACAAAACTGGGTTGATACTCTTTACTTATTAACAATTGCAGTGTTTTCTATTCCATGTGGAAAGATTTGCCAGAAGTATGGTTTGAATAAAATATTAAAATATGGAATTATTATTTTCCTCATAGGTACTGTCGGTACTGGTGTTTCATTTAATGCTTATATGTTATTATTGTTTAGAGTAGTTCTCGGTATAGGTTCTGCCGTACTTAATGTTGCTTCAATAGCTTTAATTGTAGAATCAATGCCTAATGATAAGAAAGGACCGGCCGTGGGTATTGCGGTGGCTGCCGTGTATATTGGAATTGCCTTGTCACCTATTCTTGGTGGAAGTTTAATTTTTAATTTTGGTTGGCAGAGCTTGTTCTTTGCTACGATTCCATTTATTTTGTTAAATTATTATCTTATTTACAAAGTTAATGGTGAATGGAAACATGAGGATATGTACAGATTTGATAGTACTGGTACTGTTCTTTATAGTATTGGGATAATTTTATTTGTCTATGGTTTTACTAGAATATTAGAAATTACCGGACAGTTGATTACAGTGACTGGTATTGTTTTACTTGTCGGTTTTGCTTTATGGGAGTTAAGGAGTAATAATCCTGTATTTGATATGAAATTGTTTAAGAATATCCGTTTCACTGCTGCTAATTTAGCTTGTTTATTCAGTTATTTTGCTACATTCATGATTACTTATGTTTATAATTATCATTTACAGTACATTATGGGTATGAGTTCACAGACTGCTGGTATGTTTCTTATCATCACGCCGTTTATTATGATTTTCATGTCGTTACTGTCTGGTTGGCTTATCAAGAAATTCAGGGGTGAAATAATTACTGGTGTCGGTTTAGCTATATTGGCTGTTGCTTTTATGTTGTTATGTACTTTAAATAGTTCCACGCCTCTTGAATTAATTTTGGTTGCTATGTTTTTACATGGTGTTGGTTATGGATTGTTCTCATCACCGAATACTGTTCTTATAACTACTAGTGTTCCTGAGGAGGAGGCTTCTAAGGCTTCGGCTTCATTGTCTGCTATGAGGTTGATTGGTCAGACTGTTAGTTTAGGTATTTTTACTACTGTGTTTGCTATTATTATGGGAAATGTTGTTATTGAACCTCGGTATTATAATTTATTGATGGATAGTTCTCATGTTGTAGCGATTCTTGCTGTGGTTTTTGTTGTTATTGGTAGTATTATATCTTTTTATGGTCTTAAGGGAATTAGTGATTAA